From the Papaver somniferum cultivar HN1 chromosome 2, ASM357369v1, whole genome shotgun sequence genome, the window caACGCTtgtaacctagcatgccaagccgtgcaaacctagggccaagccgccacacgcaccattggcacatgccaagcaacgcttgcaatcTAGcttgccaagtcgtgcaaacctggGGGCCAAGCTGCcaaacgcgccattggcacatgccaagcaaagCTTGTAACCtcgcatgccaagccgtgcaaacctagggccaagccgccacacgcatcattggcacatgccaagcaacgcttgcaatcTAGCTTTCcaaagtcgtgcaaacctaggggccaAGCTGCcaaacgcgccattggcacatgccaagcaacacttgtaacctagcatgccaagccgtgcaaacctagggccaagcctccacacgcgccattggctcatgccaagcaacgcttgcactctagcatgccaagccgtgaaaacctaggggccaagccgccacacacgccattggcacatgccaagcaacgcttgcaacctagcatgccaagccgtgcaaacctagggccaagccgccacacgcgccattggcacatgccaagcaacgcttgaaACCTAGCATGACAAGCCGTGAAAATCTAGgggccaagctgccacacgcgccattggcacatgccaagcaacgcttgcaacctagcatgacaagccgtgcaaacctaggggccaagacgccacacgcgccattggcacatgacaaGAAACTCtcgcaacctggcatgccaaagcCGTGCAAACCCAAGGACGAAGtcgccacacgtgccattggcacaagccacgcaacccttgcaacctggcatgccaagctgacccaaggccaaagccgctacgccattggcacatgccatgcaacacttgcattttggcattgccaAATGCATCCAATGTTcaacctacaaccaaggcattccacacaagccattggaacatgccgtgcaacccttgcactttggcatgccgcgcctacatcaaaggccacgattcctcttaagatgcaaaatctcgaccgttgaaggccgccactgagccggcacgtctctcaagctcaacttatcaaacaacagcgaaatgctacacgttttccacgaaaacactcgagacatcaatacatgtcacgaactgggggatgctctttagggttttggtttggcggtttacagcgtgtggcatacgcaaatgcccgtttcaagatagtgtattaagaataaaacggttagtaaatgcaggaagtaatggtgaaacgttctttcattatggaacatcaattccatcaaattccatcaataccaagcGTTActacctcttcccatttaactcattcgtttcttttcttacgaggccagagtacgtttcacttggacttgtataaataggtctcacctatttagaccaaaggacaagtttttggtcagggagaaataaaataatcagaaaggaaactttgctagttttctcaaagctttcaccttctgatacaggtcaagtactactcttccaaaactgctatggtctcaacactctctttgtttccctccctaaaccaacccttctcctcctcttcgtgaccgaagcaaatacggaaagatcatttcttggtttaggtcagatttgtatagattgatctctcgaatctaaagtactcccgtgtagtacatttgtttagggtttagatctatTTCTCACTCACTcactgaaattaccaaaatcagcagaaatgatTGTCACCCATAAACATTGTCTTGAACTCTGTACCTGTGTATCAAATGGGTACTTTCAAGTTGCCAAATAATCTTACTGGTGAGCTTACTTCCATTGAAAGGAAATTCTTTTGGGTTTATAAATCCAATAAAGGGATTAATCCTATAGGTTGGAGTAAGTTTAATTTGTAAACCTAGAGAAATGGGAGGCCTTGCATTCAGAGACTCAGAGAAGATTAATCTTGCACTACTCGCTAAACTTGCACAAAGGCCTTGTATTGGTATGAAAGTATTTTAAATTGGAAACATACCTCATCAAAATTTGTAGGCTAAAAACTGCTTTTATACTTGGAATGAAATTACAAAAGTATTAAAAGTGGTGCAACAAAATAACTTCATGGAAATCAACAAAATGTGAGAAAAactaaaatatggaaagaatgaTGGATTCCAGGTATGACTGCTCCACCAACTCCAATTAATGAGTTATGCAGATTTTATGAAGTTGTGGCAGAATTATTCATCCCTGAAACTAACCAATGGAATGTCAATCTTCTGAAACCAATTTTTAGTGAAGCTACTTCCAACATGATTCAATCCCTCTTTATTGATATGTCTAAAGCAGACATCATTTTCTGTATGCCAGCTAAAGATGGTAAATTCACTATTAAAAGCACTTACAATATGTTTACAAAGTAGACCAGAGAGGTTCAAATTAATGGTATTACTATTGATCCTAAGGTCTGGAAAAGGTTATGGAGTTTTTGTACTGCTCATAGGATTAAACTCTTCTCCTGGAAGTGTAACAGAGATATAAACATTAACAGAGTCAAGCTAGCATGCTACAACAGTGACCAAGAGACTCATTGCAGCACTATGGTGGCTACATTGAAACAATGGAGCATCTTATTTTTGACTGCAGATATGCCAAAGCTATTTGGACGGGTGTCAACATCAACATTAATTCAGTTAAAAGTAACTACAACAGTGTTCAAGAATGGATTCTCAGCTAGTTCACTATGCATAAATGCAATTATGATGAGAAGTGGTTATATACTCTAACATGTGATGCTATCTTTCGGAGAGTTTCTCTCAATCCTTTAAACTCAGTGTATATaatttattatcatttattatcTTATTTGCATGACACAGAAAACACATTTGTTAGTAGTAGTGATAAAATGTTCTCTAGATGGATTCCTCCACTAGAAGGTATATTAAAATTTAATATCAATGCTTCTTTTGATTTAAACACTAACCAACTTGGTACTGGGGTTGCTTTACGTGACCACACAGGTACATGCCAAGGAATCAGGGGGTACGTACGCAAATGAAGTTCTGTGTCCAGAGATGGGGGAAGGTATGGCCGTATGAGAAGCTTTGATTTGGGCTAAGTCTAAGCAACTACCGAAGACTCAAGTAGAAGCTAATAGAAAACTTGTCATTCAATCAATAATAGAAGACTATCTTCATATTATTCAATGGGAGAATAGAAATATTTTAAAAGAGATTAAGTATTTTGCTTCTAATTCTTTAGTTTACAATTCATTTTTATTAgtcgtgatgataatcaagtagcTGATCATATTTCAAAACTGGTCAGAGAATCTGCTAATGAGTTACTAGTAGAAAACAACTTTACTGCAATACTTTGTAATCTTTTTGCTGAAGACCAAAACTAGCTAATAAAATttttatttatcaaaaaaaaaaagaaaaaaacagaaatGAAATGCAATAGGATTTGCGCAATTTTGTAAGACAGTTTAACGACCTTCAACAGTTGTCATAGAAACATCATTCTGTGATTCAAACGACACACTCCTTTCGATAAATGCTGGCTGCTTTGGAATTGGAATGGTCGCATTTTCGCTAGTAAGCATGGTAACTATTATAGACATTGATGGTCTGTCCTTGGAAAACTCTTGCACACATAATAATCCCACTTGAATACATCTCAAGATTTCTGTTTTAAGTCTTGGTTCGACCACCAGAGTTGGATCAATCAGAGAATGTGTTGTCTTGTTTTTAATCCATAAATGCCAAGCCTGAAACAGCATCAGAAAACAATTTACTTATCACCAATTCAGACGAAAAAGGTGTTTAGATATGAATGATCACCAGGAAACTTACATATCCCAAAAGGCTTAACGATAGCTCGTGATTGTAATACACACTGTTCCTGTTGCCGCTAACAATCTCTAGTAGCAACACTCCGAAACTGAAAATGTCGGATTTTTCTGAAAACCTTCCTTCCATGGCATACTCAGGTGACATATAACCACTGCATTTAGTTAGTTAAATTTCAACTGTTATTAGTATAGCAAGCAACAGAATTATTGTCACTTGGTAAAGCAGCTAATACTTACTATGTCCCAACaactctttttgtgtttgcttgagTTACATCGCCTCCGACTATTCTCGCAATGCCAAAATCCGAGATTTTGGGATTCATCTCTTCATCCAGTAGAATGTTACTTGCCTTAACATCTCTATGAATTACTCTTAATCTAGAATCTCTGTGAAGGTATAGCATCCCTCGGCTGATTCCCTCAATAATTTTGAATCGCTTTTCCCAATCTAGGAGTGGTCGCTTCGCGGAATCTGATCAAttaagatagaataaaatagttaGATGTAACGATAGATTATAGTACGTTGTCTTTCAATGCAGTGAATTGAAATTATGGAGAAACCGAACCGAAGAGAATTGCATCCAAGCTTTTCTCGGGCATGTATTCGTAGATCAACATCCTTTCTTCCCCTTCAATGCAGCATCCAAATAATCTAACTAGATTACGGTGCTGAAGTTTTAAAATAACTACAACTTCATTCTTAAACTCCTCTGAACCTTGTGTTGAACCCTTAGAAAGCCTCTTCACAGCTATTTCTTGTCCATCGCTCAACATTCCCTATACAGAAGCGTACAGATATCACTCCTAAATTATCATATAGCTAGCAGGATAAGTCAAAACTTATTAGTATTAGTATAATAGGCTTAACCACCACCAACTAACTCAAGTTACTCAACTACCTTATACACTGAACCGAAACCGCCTTCGCCAAGCTTATTAGCTGCAGAAAAGTTGCCTGTGGCAACTGCTAGATTTCCAAAGCTGTAGACTTTAAGATCAGTGTTGTTTCCAACTAATTTAAGATTTGAAGATGCTTCATTTATCTTGTTGCCGatagttttgtttttagttgCCATCCACCTCCGATATAAGTATGCACATGCACTAACAATGATAAGGATTAGTGCTATAAGCGTTGTCGATATGATAATAATCGGTAATTTCTTTTTTGGATCTGCATTTCAAAATGAGACATATCTTAGTCAACCAGATATTTCTAAAGGTACAAGTATCGTGTACCATCAATTAGTCTACAATTCTTTGACCAAATTAATCGTTTGCATTCATCATCATacatgattttattttctagtaGCTAGGTTCAGAGAAATTCAAAGCTAGAGAAtaaaaaaatgtatatatatatatatatatgtgtgtgtgcgAATGTGAATTCAGAAATCGTTCGTCTTTAGCAGAAAGCTACATGTTACCAAACCTATAAATCCTTCTATTAGGATTATGTCATATGGTTTGAATTTCTCTGTTCACACTGTTAAAAGAAGTCCTAATGGATGATTATCAATTGAGCCTCTACTACACGCAAAACCAATGTATGAGGGTCGCTTAGAAGGAAAGCAGGCGGACATATATATTAATTAAAACAGTTGGAAGGTGTCATCTAAATATAAAATAAAGAGTTTGTAGTTTTTCGAATACCAAGTTCTGAATATGCCCCTCGAATGTAAAGATCAGCCCCAGCGCCTTTAGGGAACTTCTTTATGTCAACTAAACTTTGGCCCCAAATCATACACCCGATACTCCCTTCATAAGAATAAGCTAAGCATGAACAGTTGCTCAAACAGTCTCTTTCACAGTCCTTGGCATTTTGGGGAGTTCTCCAGTATGCGAAATCCGGCACTTTCATCATTTCCATCTTCAAGAACCcatcttctttctctccttcAGCACTACTAGTATCGTCATTTCGGTTACATTTCAATTCCATTTTTCTTGTACATCCACCCGACCATATTCCTTGTCTCCATTCATCCTTAAGCTTAGGAACAAATCCTTCCAAACAAGAACAAATTGGCGACTCTAATATGTTACAGATTCCAAAAGGACCGCACTTTCCGTAAGCCTCACACTCACCGTTAGCCTCAGCAGAATAGTACAAGCTCCATACATTCTTCTGTTCATCCCACCGCTGTCCCTGCAATTCTCCATTATTATCCAAAACGAATCTTCTGTAGGAAGACCGGTTGATATGATCATAAGTTAAGTATACCGTATCTTCATCTTTAATAATGTTAAAACCATCTAAATAAACAGAATACATGGTGGAGACGCCAATGAAGATCCTACCATTCCATGGTCCACTCCGCCAATGGCGATTCGGTCCATTCCAAGTCACTACCTGAGGAATATTATCAATAAGCTCAAGCCCTGAAAAGAAGTTCCCAGTCGATGGATCTGATTCACCCTTCCAAGACGTAAGCATTTGTGTCTTTCCAGTTCTCCTGTTGGTACCAACCATCATCGATGGTAAAAGTGTGTCGGTGGGGTATTCAAAACTCTGCCATAAAATACTTCCATCACTTGCCTGTCGCAAAATAAGATTCCCAGAGTCCATTAGCTCAACCACGGAGTTGTTCATAGAAATACTAGAAATATTTGTAGCCCAAACAGAAACCTGCCGTCCATCTAAAATCTCAAGATTCCCATTACTCGCAATCCTTAGAACTCCAGATGAACCATCAATTGGGTTATCTCTGTTAGCAATCCATACAATAGTTTGTACTGTCACCACCTTATTAAACCAAATTCCAACATAACGGTTGCTAGAATTTGGAGAACTGAGGAAGCCTAGTTTGTAAATTTCGCCTGCGGATGTTAAAGTTTGAGTATCTGTTATAACAGTTGTATCATCTATGGCGGAGCAGTACAAGGCAGCTAACAAAAAGGTGAGGAGCGAGAAGAGTAAGAAAGGCAGACATATGATATGTTTACTACTAGGAATCATAACTTCCCGCACCTCAAAAATGAATGGACGGGCGCTCTTGATGTTGTATAGATTTTGAAGAAACCTTGAGAATCATATAAACCCACACAACGTTATCAAGTCAACCAACCAGTTGCTAAGTAATGCATGGGAACAACGATCTCATCTTGTTCATATCATCTCATTGTCGCTGTCGTGCATGAGGTGGCACCACATTTCGCCGAAACACGGAAACATATATTTAATTGGTCTATAAGTTGAATTATTCAtcacaatctatttatttattttttgctgggCATTGATCTAACAACGCTAGAAAGTTGAAGAAATCAAAGTTATACGGCACTGATGGAGAATCATGGCCACATATTATAAGAATATTGTAAACCGT encodes:
- the LOC113350328 gene encoding G-type lectin S-receptor-like serine/threonine-protein kinase At1g11300 encodes the protein MIPSSKHIICLPFLLFSLLTFLLAALYCSAIDDTTVITDTQTLTSAGEIYKLGFLSSPNSSNRYVGIWFNKVVTVQTIVWIANRDNPIDGSSGVLRIASNGNLEILDGRQVSVWATNISSISMNNSVVELMDSGNLILRQASDGSILWQSFEYPTDTLLPSMMVGTNRRTGKTQMLTSWKGESDPSTGNFFSGLELIDNIPQVVTWNGPNRHWRSGPWNGRIFIGVSTMYSVYLDGFNIIKDEDTVYLTYDHINRSSYRRFVLDNNGELQGQRWDEQKNVWSLYYSAEANGECEAYGKCGPFGICNILESPICSCLEGFVPKLKDEWRQGIWSGGCTRKMELKCNRNDDTSSAEGEKEDGFLKMEMMKVPDFAYWRTPQNAKDCERDCLSNCSCLAYSYEGSIGCMIWGQSLVDIKKFPKGAGADLYIRGAYSELDPKKKLPIIIISTTLIALILIIVSACAYLYRRWMATKNKTIGNKINEASSNLKLVGNNTDLKVYSFGNLAVATGNFSAANKLGEGGFGSVYKGMLSDGQEIAVKRLSKGSTQGSEEFKNEVVVILKLQHRNLVRLFGCCIEGEERMLIYEYMPEKSLDAILFDSAKRPLLDWEKRFKIIEGISRGMLYLHRDSRLRVIHRDVKASNILLDEEMNPKISDFGIARIVGGDVTQANTKRVVGTYGYMSPEYAMEGRFSEKSDIFSFGVLLLEIVSGNRNSVYYNHELSLSLLGYAWHLWIKNKTTHSLIDPTLVVEPRLKTEILRCIQVGLLCVQEFSKDRPSMSIIVTMLTSENATIPIPKQPAFIERSVSFESQNDVSMTTVEGR